The sequence TCGACGAATATCTGCAGTCGTACGCTTGGGAAGGCAAGGCCGGGGCATTTGGTTATCAAGACCGGCTCGGCTGGGTGCATGTGCTCGAAGGAAGCCAGTCGAACGTGGTCGGACTGCCGCTGGAATTGCTCGCCGAGATGCTGGCGCGGGCGACGGCCGCAGAACGTCCAATTCATTGAGCCGGGGAATAAATTTCGGCCTCACGAAGCGGCTTTCTTGTCGTCAGGTTTTTTGTCAGCGGACGGGATTTTGTCGTCCGCTTTTTTATCCTCGATTTGTTTGTCAGCGGGCGATGAGGTTCCCGTCGTCATGGCCTGTTTGGTCCCCGGCAGCGGATCGGTTGGCGCCAGGCGGCCGCTTTCCAAGTCGGCCAGCAGTTTGCGAACTTTGTCGGCCGGGGCGGCGTACGATTCGGTCCGGCCGGCCCGGGCGATGTTGATCCCCACCACTTTGCCGGACAAATCCACCAACGGTCCGCCGCAATCGGCCGGACGCAGCACAGTGTCGTGCTGAATCACACTGGGAAAGCTGAACGAGCGGTAGCTTAACGCGCCGCCCATTTCGTTCATGCGGTCGCTGCGGCTGGCCATACCCACTTCGTCGGAACGCTTGAGTGTGGCGGTAATATTCAATTCGTCTTTGCCTCGGTCGACGAGCAAATGCACCACGTCGCCGGGCTTGCATTTGCGAATCAACTCTACGAACTCACCACTGTCGTCAACCGGCTTATCGTTCAGCTGAACGATCAGGTCATCGACTTTCAGTCCCGCCTGTTCGGCGGGACTGCGAGACATTATTTCTTGAATTTTCGGCTTGGAGACGCCGTCGAATCTTATTCCCAACCAGCCCGGACGCGAGGGAATGGCGCGCTCCGGCACGCTCACGACGCCCACGGCCAGCGGCAAATCGCCCGGCGAGGCCGTGGCCAGCAACTGCCCCACCGCGGGGCCGTGTTCGTCATCGCTCCAATCGACGGTTTTCAAACCCGTGGCTTCGACTTTGAGCATCGCCAGATCGAATGCGGGATCATAACCGACCACCTTGGCGGGCAATTGGCGGCCGTCTCGAAAGCGGCAAACCACCGGGTCGCGCAGCTCGCTGTATTTAGTGACGATCCAACCGTCCGAGCCGACGATGGTTCCCAACACGGCATCGCGTCCGGCGCAAACCACGCGCACCGTGGCGGCATCGCTGGCCGCGACCAGGCTTTGAAAGGCGGCGCGCACCTCGTGGCTGTCGCGCAGATTACTGCCGGGGAACCAATTGCCGCGTTGGGCCCAGGCGGGCGCGGCAAGGAGCATCAGCAAGGCGATGGCGGTCAGCAATAGTCTTTGAAGCCGTTTCATGGGGCGCTACTCTCGACGGGCAAGTTTGATTTTGATTTCCTTTTTGTCGTCGCCGCGGAGAATGCTCAGCGTAATTTCGTCGCCGATTTTCTGTTTGGCAATTTGCGTTTGCAAGCTTTCCAGACTGGTGATGCTGACGCCGTTGAAGCTGACAATAATATCGTCACGTGCCAGGCCGGCGTCGTCGGCCGGTGTGTCGGGAAAGACGTCGGTCACTTTGCAGCCGGCCGTGGTCGTTTCCCCCGCTTGCGGAACCGTGAGGCCGTTAATGCCCAGCAGCGGTCCGCCGGGAGATTGCGGTCCACCCCAGGCCTCGCCTTTGGCCAGCCGATCCCACGTGTCCCGGTAGGTGTCGATGGGAACATGATAGTTATCGGTAATTCCGTCACTGATTCGGCTGTGAATGCCGATCAGGCGGCCCGATGTATCCAGCAGCGGGCCGCCGGAATCGCCGCCGACAATGGTGCAATCCGTGCCGATGGCGTCGTCACGGGTATACAAAATTCGGCCGGCCCGCAAAACCGGTGGCCGGTCTTTGAAAAATCCGCCGGGGTGTCCCAGCGTCACGCACCACTGGCCCAGTTTCAAATCGCCGGAATGCCCGAGTTCGACAAACGGGTATTTTCCCTCTTCGGTAATTTTGAGCATGCCGCTGTCCATGTCGCGGTTTACGCCCAGGGTTTTGGCGTAAACGCGCTTGCCGTCGGGAAAGATGATGTTGGCATCGCGTCCCGGCCTGCCGACCACATGTCCGGCCGTAAGAATGTAACCATCTTCGCTGACAATCACTCCGCTGCCGAAGGCGCCGCCAATGTTGATGCCCACGGTGGCCGGAATGCCTTTAGCGGCCGCTTGCTGAATGGCGGCCTGAATGGTTTGCAAATCGGCGACAGTGGCCGGAGTGCTTTTAGTAATCGTGACCAGCGGCTTGGCTGCCGTTGATTTACCGCTCCCTTCCGCCGGAGCGGCGCTAGCCGGCACGGTAGAAGAGGCCGATGCGGTAATAGCCTGGGGAGCGGCCGTTTGCGGATTTTCTTCCGCGACGATGGTCGCCAAATGCAGAACAGATAAAACTGCCGCCGCCACAGCCAGCAGCAGACCAAACAATCGACCAGGATAATTCAGGCGGGTTTTCACGGGCACAAACTTCTTTGTTCCGTCGTTGTTCTTTGTTGATTTTCGCAAGGCCGCTGGATTGGCCGGCGTGCCAATTTCATTTTGCCTGCCGGCGGCAAATTAAGCAATGCAAAAGATGGGGGCGAGCGGCCGGCAACAGCAAATCGCGCGGCATCCCACAAAGCATTTAACCCCGCAGGCGGCGAATCGGCGGCGTGCGCTTGGAAAAGAAACCAGCGAGCAGAAGAAATGCAAGCATTTCGGCCTGGGCAACCGCTGCGGATTGTGCAGGCAGTTAGTAGCTGCCTTCGTCAATGTTGAATCCGTCGTTGCGCTGAAACAGTCGCTGTAAGACTTTCGGGTCGACATCGTTGCGAATTGTACGGGCGCTGCCGTCGGCCCAGGCGGCGCAGGTGGGAAGCTTCCCGTTGAAGACGCCCCGGCGGGGATTATCCAAATCGACTTCCAAATCG comes from Pirellulales bacterium and encodes:
- a CDS encoding trypsin-like peptidase domain-containing protein, which produces MKRLQRLLLTAIALLMLLAAPAWAQRGNWFPGSNLRDSHEVRAAFQSLVAASDAATVRVVCAGRDAVLGTIVGSDGWIVTKYSELRDPVVCRFRDGRQLPAKVVGYDPAFDLAMLKVEATGLKTVDWSDDEHGPAVGQLLATASPGDLPLAVGVVSVPERAIPSRPGWLGIRFDGVSKPKIQEIMSRSPAEQAGLKVDDLIVQLNDKPVDDSGEFVELIRKCKPGDVVHLLVDRGKDELNITATLKRSDEVGMASRSDRMNEMGGALSYRSFSFPSVIQHDTVLRPADCGGPLVDLSGKVVGINIARAGRTESYAAPADKVRKLLADLESGRLAPTDPLPGTKQAMTTGTSSPADKQIEDKKADDKIPSADKKPDDKKAAS
- a CDS encoding S1C family serine protease; this translates as MKTRLNYPGRLFGLLLAVAAAVLSVLHLATIVAEENPQTAAPQAITASASSTVPASAAPAEGSGKSTAAKPLVTITKSTPATVADLQTIQAAIQQAAAKGIPATVGINIGGAFGSGVIVSEDGYILTAGHVVGRPGRDANIIFPDGKRVYAKTLGVNRDMDSGMLKITEEGKYPFVELGHSGDLKLGQWCVTLGHPGGFFKDRPPVLRAGRILYTRDDAIGTDCTIVGGDSGGPLLDTSGRLIGIHSRISDGITDNYHVPIDTYRDTWDRLAKGEAWGGPQSPGGPLLGINGLTVPQAGETTTAGCKVTDVFPDTPADDAGLARDDIIVSFNGVSITSLESLQTQIAKQKIGDEITLSILRGDDKKEIKIKLARRE